The following proteins are encoded in a genomic region of Mesoplodon densirostris isolate mMesDen1 chromosome 12, mMesDen1 primary haplotype, whole genome shotgun sequence:
- the LOC132500037 gene encoding UDP-N-acetylglucosamine--peptide N-acetylglucosaminyltransferase 110 kDa subunit-like, which produces MASSVGNVADSTEPMKHMLSFQGLAELAHREYQAGDFETAERHCMQLWRQEPGNTGVLLLLSSLHFQCRRLDRSAHFSTLAIKQNPLLAEAYSNLGTVYKERGQLQEAIEHYRHALRLKPDFIDGSINLAAALVAAGDMEGAVQAYVSALQYNPSLYCVRSDLGNLLKALGGLEEAKACYLKAIEMQPNFAVAWSNLGCVFNAQGEIWLAIHHFEKAVTLDPNFLDAYINLGNVFNEARIFDRAVAAYLRALSLSPNHAVVHGNLACVYYEQGLVDLAIDTHRRAIELQPHFPDAYCNLANALKEEGSVAEAEDCYHTALRLCPTHADSLNNLANIKGEQGNSEEAVRLYRKALELCPDFADAHSNLASVLKQQGKRHEALMHYKEAIRISPTFADAYCNMGNTLWELQDVQGALQCYTRAVQINPAFADAHSNLTSIHQDSGNIPEAIASDRTVLKLQPDFPDAYCNLAHCLQVVCDWTDYDERMKKLVSIVADQLEKNRLPSVQPHHSMLYPLPHGFRKAIAERHGNLCLANISALHKPPYEHPKDLKLSDSRLHVGYVSSDFGNHPTSHLMQSIPGMHNPDKFEIFCYALSPHDGTNCRAKVMAEANHFTDLSQIPCNGKAADRIHQDGIHILVNMNGYSRGARNELFALRPAPIQAMWLGYPGTSGMLFMDYIITDQETSPAEVAEQYCEKLAYMPHTFFIGDHANMFPHLKKKAIIDFKSNGHLYDNRIVLNGIDLQAFLDSLSDVQIVKMKCPDGEDNADSSNTALTMPVIPMNTVAEAVIEMINRGQIQIPMNGFSISNGLATTLINNKAATGEEVPRTIIVTTRSQYGLPEDAIVYCNFNQLYKIDPSTLQMWANILKCVPNSVLWLLRFPAAGEANIQQYAQNMGLPPNRIIFSPVALKEEHVRRGQLADVCLDTPLCNGHTTGMDVLWAGTPMVTMPGETLASRVAGSQLTCLGCLELIAKNRQEYEEIAVKLGTDLEYLKKIRGKVWKQRTSSPLFNTKQYTIELEGLYLQMWEHYAAGNKPDHMIKPVEVTESA; this is translated from the coding sequence ATGGCGTCTTCCGTGGGCAATGTGGCCGACAGCACAGAACCAATGAAACATATGCTTTCCTTCCAAGGGTTAGCTGAGCTGGCACATCGAGAATATCAGGCAGGAGATTTTGAGACAGCTGAGAGACACTGCATGCAGCTCTGGAGACAAGAGCCAGGCAATACTGGTGTACTTTTATTGCTTTCATCTCTACACTTCCAGTGTCGAAGGCTGGACAGATCTGCCCACTTTAGTACTCTGGCAATTAAACAGAACCCTCTTCTGGCAGAAGCCTATTCAAATTTGGGGACAGTGTACAAGGAAAGAGGGCAGTTGCAGGAAGCAATTGAGCATTACCGGCATGCATTGCGTCTCAAACCAGATTTCATCGATGGTTCTATTAACCTGGCAGCCGCTTTGGTAGCAGCAGGCGACATGGAAGGGGCAGTACAAGCTTACGTCTCTGCTCTTCAGTACAATCCTTCTTTGTACTGTGTTCGCAGTGACCTGGGGAACCTGCTCAAAGCCCTGGGTGGCTTAGAAGAAGCCAAGGCATGTTATTTGAAAGCAATTGAGATGCAACCGAACTTTGCAGTAGCttggagtaatcttggctgtgttTTCAATGCACAAGGGGAGATTTGGCTTGCAATTCATCACTTTGAAAAGGCTGTCACCCTTGACCCCAATTTTCTGGATGCTTATATCAATTTAGGAAATGTCTTCAATGAGGCACGGATTTTTGACAGAGCTGTGGCAGCTTACCTTCGTGCCCTAAGCTTGAGTCCAAATCATGCAGTGGTACATGGCAACCTGGCTTGTGTATACTACGAGCAAGGCCTGGTGGATCTGGCAATAGACACCCACAGGCGAGCTATTGAATTGCAaccacatttccctgatgcttactgCAACCTAGCCAACGCTCTCAAAGAGGAGGGCAGTGTTGCTGAAGCAGAAGATTGTTATCATACAGCTCTCCGGCTGTGTCCCACCCATGCAGACTCTCTGAATAACCTAGCCAATATCAAAGGAGAACAGGGAAACAGTGAAGAGGCAGTTCGCTTGTATCGTAAAGCATTAGAGCTCTGCCCAGACTTTGCTGATGCCCATTCAAATTTAGCAAGTGTATTGAAGCAGCAGGGAAAACGGCACGAAGCTCTGATGCATTATAAGGAGGCTATTCGAATCAGTCCTACCTTTGCTGATGCGTACTGTAATATGGGAAACACTCTATGGGAGCTGCAGGATGTTCAGGGAGCCTTGCAGTGTTATACTCGTGCCGTTCAGATCAACCCTGCATTTGCGGATGCCCACAGCAATCTGACTTCCATTCACCAGGATTCAGGGAATATTCCAGAAGCAATTGCTTCTGATCGCACTGTTCTGAAGCTTCAACCTGATTTTCCTGACGCTTATTGTAATTTGGCTCATTGCCTGCAGGTTGTCTGTGATTGGACAGACTATGATGAGCGAATGAAGAAGTTGGTCAGCATTGTGGCTGACCAGTTGGAGAAGAATAGGTTGCCTTCTGTGCAGCCTCATCATAGTATGCTCTATCCTCTTCCTCATGGCTTCAGAAAGGCTATTGCTGAGAGGCATGGGAACCTCTGCTTGGCTAATATAAGTGCCCTTCATAAACCACCATATGAACATCCAAAAGACTTGAAGCTCAGTGACAGTCGACTGCATGTAGGATACGTGAGTTCTGACTTTGGGAACCATCCTACTTCTCACCTTATGCAGTCTATTCCAGGCATGCACAATCCTGATAAATTTGAGATATTCTGTTATGCCCTGAGCCCACATGATGGCACAAACTGCCGAGCGAAGGTGATGGCAGAAGCCAATCATTTCACTGATCTTTCTCAGATTCCATGCAATGGGAAAGCAGCTGATCGCATCCATCAAGATGGTATACACATCCTTGTAAATATGAATGGTTATAGCAGGGGTGCTCGAAATGAACTCTTTGCTCTCAGGCCAGCTCCTATTCAGGCAATGTGGCTGGGGTACCCTGGGACTAGTGGCATGCTTTTCATGGATTATATCATCACTGATCAGGAAACTTCACCTGCTGAAGTTGCTGAGCAGTATTGTGAGAAACTGGCTTATATGCCCCATACGTTCTTTATTGGTGATCATGCTAATATGTTCCCTCACCTGAAGAAAAAAGCCATCATCGATTTTAAGTCCAATGGGCACCTTTATGACAATCGGATTGTGCTGAATGGCATCGACCTCCAAGCATTTCTTGATAGTCTATCAGATGTGCAAATAGTCAAGATGAAATGTCCTGATGGAGAAGACAACGCAGACAGCAGTAATACAGCTCTTACTATGCCTGTCATTCCTATGAATACTGTTGCAGAAGCAGTTATTGAAATGATTAACAGAGGACAAATTCAGATTCCAATGAATGGATTCAGTATTAGCAATGGCCTGGCAACCACCCTGATCAACAATAAGGCTGCCACTGGAGAGGAGGTTCCCCGTACCATTATTGTAACCACACGTTCTCAGTATGGGTTACCGGAAGATGCCATTGTGTACTGTaactttaatcagttatacaaaatTGACCCATCTACTTTGCAGATGTGGGCAAATATTCTGAAATGTGTTCCCAATAGTGTACTGTGGCTGTTGCGTTTTCCAGCAGCAGGAGAAGCTAATATTCAACAGTACGCACAAAATATGGGCCTTCCCCCGAACCgcatcattttttcccctgttgctcTTAAAGAGGAACATGTTCGGAGAGGCCAGCTGGCTGATGTCTGCTTGGACACTCCACTCTGTAATGGACACACCACAGGGATGGACGTCCTTTGGGCAGGGACCCCCATGGTGACTATGCCAGGAGAGACTCTTGCTTCCCGAGTTGCAGGTTCCCAGCTCACTTGTTTAGGCTGTCTTGAGCTGATTGCTAAAAATAGGCAAGAATATGAAGAGATAGCTGTGAAACTGGGAACTGATCTCGAATACCTGAAGAAAATTCGTGGCAAAGTCTGGAAGCAGAGAACATCTAGCCCTCTGTTCAACACCAAACAATACACAATTGAACTAGAGGGGCTCTATCTACAGATGTGGGAGCATTATGCAGCTGGCAACAAACCTGATCACATGATTAAGCCTGTTGAAGTCACTGAGTCGGCCTAA